In the genome of Dermatobacter hominis, the window GGCGGTCAGTCCAGGCGGGTGACGTCGGCGCCGAGCCCCTGCAGCTTGTCGACGAACCGCTCGTAGCCACGGTCGATGTGGCCGGCGTCGTGGATCGTCGTCTCGCCGTCGGCCGCCAGCGCGGCGATGACCATGGCGGCGCCGGCCCGGATGTCGACCGCCCGCACCGGCGCGCCCGAGAGGCGGGCCGAGCCGTCGACCACGAGGTGGTGGCCCTCGACCCGGATCTGGGCGCCCATGCGGGCCAGCTCGCCGACGTAGCGGAACCGGCCGGCGAACACGTTCTCGGTCGCGTAGCTGGTGCCGTCGGCCAGGCACATGACCGCCACCAGCATCGGCAGGAAGTCCGTCGCGATGCCCGGGTACGGGAGGGTGGCGACGTCGACCGGACGGGGCCGCCCCGAGGCCATGGCCCAGATCCCGTCGGCCTCGGGCGAGATCCGCAGCCCCATGCGGCCCATCTTCTCGATCAGCAGGTCGAGGTGGTCGGCCCGGGCCCCGCGCAGCGTCACCTCGCCCCCGGCCGTGGCCAGCGCGGCGAGGAAGGTGGCGGCCTCGACCCGGTCGGGCACGACGGTGTGCTCCACCGCCCGCAGCTCGTCCACGCCCTCGATCACGATCGTCGGGCTGCCCGCGCCGAGGACCCGGGCGCCCATGCGGTTGAGGAAGGCGGCGAGGTCCGAGATCTCGGGCTCCCGCGCCGCGTTGCGGACCGTGGTCGTGCCCTGCGCCGTCGCGCCGGCCATCAGCAGGTTCTCGGTCGCCCCGACGCTCGGGTACTCGAGCACGACCTCGCAGCCGACGAGCCGTCCGGCCCGGCCCTCGATCATCCCGTGGCTCAGCTCGAACGTCGCACCGA includes:
- the murA gene encoding UDP-N-acetylglucosamine 1-carboxyvinyltransferase; this translates as MSRLLVRPGETFRGEVTISGAKNSALKLMAASVLAEGRYVLRNVPDIADVGIMGRLLEAMGMSVRRREDAALEIVRGPALVAEAPYELVERMRASTAVLGPLLSAVGEARVALPGGDDFGSRPIDMHLASLEALGATFELSHGMIEGRAGRLVGCEVVLEYPSVGATENLLMAGATAQGTTTVRNAAREPEISDLAAFLNRMGARVLGAGSPTIVIEGVDELRAVEHTVVPDRVEAATFLAALATAGGEVTLRGARADHLDLLIEKMGRMGLRISPEADGIWAMASGRPRPVDVATLPYPGIATDFLPMLVAVMCLADGTSYATENVFAGRFRYVGELARMGAQIRVEGHHLVVDGSARLSGAPVRAVDIRAGAAMVIAALAADGETTIHDAGHIDRGYERFVDKLQGLGADVTRLD